Proteins encoded together in one Qingshengfaniella alkalisoli window:
- a CDS encoding replication-associated recombination protein A: MADLFGNTTSTNSSDHTTRPLADRLRPTNLGDVIGQQHLLEADGPLGGMLERGSLASLILWGPPGVGKTTIARLLAHETDLHFVQISAIFSNVAELRKVFEAARLRRDSGKGTLLFVDEIHRFNKSQQDSFLPFMEDGTIVLVGATTENPSFELNAALLSRSQILVLNRLDPEALKTMLARAEQELGRALPLTEAAGESLIDMADGDGRALLNLIEQISAWTDTNRIGPAQLAQRLSQRAAQYDKSGDAHYNLISALHKSVRGSDPDAALYWFARMLEGGEDPRYLARRLTRMAVEDIGLADPQAQSLCLDAWQTYERLGSPEGELALGQAVIYLALAPKSNAAYAAYKSARAVARDTGSLNPPKHILNAPTSLMRDLDYGAGYAYDHDAEDAFSGQDYFPEGIERAQFYTPVERGYEREMLKRLNWFSKLRSDRQRK, translated from the coding sequence ATGGCAGACCTGTTCGGCAATACCACCAGTACCAATTCATCGGATCACACCACTCGACCACTCGCGGACAGATTGCGCCCGACCAACCTAGGTGATGTCATCGGACAGCAGCATCTTCTGGAAGCCGACGGACCACTTGGCGGGATGTTGGAGCGCGGAAGCCTCGCCTCCCTGATTCTTTGGGGACCACCCGGCGTTGGCAAAACGACCATCGCTCGATTGCTGGCCCATGAGACCGATCTGCATTTCGTCCAGATCAGCGCGATCTTTTCTAATGTCGCCGAGCTACGCAAGGTCTTCGAGGCCGCGCGTCTGCGCCGGGATAGTGGCAAGGGGACACTGCTATTTGTTGACGAGATCCATCGCTTCAACAAGTCGCAGCAGGACAGCTTTCTGCCGTTCATGGAAGATGGAACCATCGTTCTGGTCGGCGCAACAACGGAAAACCCCTCCTTCGAGCTGAACGCAGCCCTTCTAAGTCGCAGCCAGATTCTTGTACTGAACCGGCTTGACCCCGAAGCCCTGAAAACAATGCTTGCCCGCGCAGAACAGGAACTCGGACGCGCGCTGCCGCTGACCGAGGCCGCCGGCGAGTCGTTGATTGACATGGCGGACGGGGATGGGCGGGCGCTTCTGAACCTGATTGAACAAATCTCCGCTTGGACAGACACCAACCGGATAGGCCCCGCACAACTCGCGCAACGACTGTCGCAACGCGCCGCTCAATACGACAAATCCGGGGACGCGCACTACAACCTGATCTCGGCATTGCACAAATCCGTCCGCGGGTCTGACCCCGACGCAGCGCTTTACTGGTTTGCAAGGATGCTTGAAGGCGGCGAGGATCCGCGATATCTGGCCCGCCGCCTGACACGCATGGCCGTCGAGGACATCGGGTTAGCCGATCCACAGGCGCAGTCCCTCTGCCTGGACGCTTGGCAAACTTACGAGCGGCTCGGCAGCCCCGAAGGAGAGCTGGCACTGGGTCAGGCAGTTATTTACCTTGCCTTGGCCCCTAAATCGAACGCAGCCTACGCCGCCTATAAATCCGCCCGCGCAGTTGCGCGCGATACGGGATCACTCAACCCTCCCAAGCACATCCTCAACGCCCCGACGAGCCTGATGCGTGATCTCGACTACGGTGCCGGCTATGCCTATGACCACGATGCGGAAGACGCATTCTCGGGGCAAGATTACTTTCCCGAAGGTATCGAGCGGGCCCAATTCTATACCCCGGTCGAGCGCGGCTATGAGCGTGAAATGCTAAAGCGGCTGAACTGGTTCTCAAAACTTAGGTCGGACAGGCAGCGGAAGTAA
- the crcB gene encoding fluoride efflux transporter CrcB: MFPTIAQVALGGAIGASGRYLAGVLIVRLFGIGHFPLGIITVNIIGSFLMGMLTVFLARYSLTHFSPFLAVGVLGGFTTFSSFSLEAVTLIERGAVGLAALYVVLSVVISITALFAGLSFMRAIA, translated from the coding sequence ATGTTTCCGACGATTGCACAGGTGGCGCTTGGCGGCGCGATTGGCGCGAGTGGTCGCTACCTGGCCGGCGTGCTGATTGTGCGCTTGTTTGGCATTGGTCATTTCCCGCTAGGGATCATCACGGTGAACATCATCGGATCGTTCCTGATGGGTATGCTGACAGTGTTCCTTGCACGTTATAGCCTGACGCATTTCAGCCCGTTTCTGGCGGTCGGCGTGCTGGGTGGTTTCACGACCTTTTCATCGTTTTCCCTGGAGGCGGTCACGCTAATCGAGCGCGGCGCGGTCGGGCTGGCGGCGCTCTATGTCGTGTTGTCGGTCGTGATTTCTATCACGGCGTTATTTGCCGGATTATCCTTTATGAGAGCGATTGCCTGA
- a CDS encoding ATP-binding protein translates to MTTNEALAVMEKTRTKAAATAALDTFFFETETHRLIRERVFSVLEARETRLARGLYEPKGAALIGPAGSGKSTMMARVIREYEEAAVATGGREFGHRIVSAIVPGKASVKDTCCAVLREIGYPTKGNRTEDYLIDCLRRQLQHHHIAAIHLDEIQDAGRYATEEAMSAFAKRFRNLMQVGPWPVSLILTGTSEGREFINHDPTLTRRLRPVEILAMTPETDGPTLRNGMTKLLAGSGLTDEGLFSLAEFMPLMMHAAAYRFGLAVEITIEALSEALEMGDARVTLDHFAEAYYVRTNSDDELNPFLSEHWRGIDTSRAMDRSYQDTNEAKKPRKRK, encoded by the coding sequence ATGACCACAAATGAAGCCTTGGCCGTGATGGAGAAAACGCGCACCAAAGCGGCCGCGACCGCCGCGCTGGATACCTTCTTCTTTGAAACCGAGACCCACCGCTTGATCCGCGAGCGAGTGTTCAGCGTCCTCGAGGCACGGGAAACTCGCCTGGCGCGCGGGTTGTATGAGCCGAAGGGGGCCGCCTTGATCGGCCCGGCCGGTAGCGGGAAGTCGACGATGATGGCGCGGGTGATCCGTGAGTATGAGGAGGCGGCGGTCGCCACTGGCGGTCGGGAATTCGGCCACAGGATCGTCAGTGCCATCGTGCCGGGAAAGGCGAGCGTGAAGGACACATGCTGTGCCGTCCTCAGGGAAATTGGTTACCCGACCAAGGGCAACCGGACCGAGGACTACCTGATCGACTGTCTGCGCAGGCAGCTCCAGCATCATCATATCGCGGCCATTCACCTCGATGAGATCCAGGACGCAGGGCGCTACGCGACCGAAGAGGCGATGTCCGCCTTCGCGAAGCGGTTCCGCAACCTGATGCAGGTCGGGCCCTGGCCTGTTTCGCTTATCCTGACCGGGACCTCGGAAGGACGCGAGTTCATCAACCACGATCCCACCCTGACGCGGCGACTGCGTCCTGTCGAGATTTTGGCCATGACGCCCGAAACCGATGGCCCCACCCTCCGAAATGGCATGACCAAGCTACTGGCGGGGTCTGGCCTGACCGATGAAGGCCTGTTCAGCCTCGCGGAATTCATGCCGCTCATGATGCATGCTGCAGCCTATCGCTTCGGTTTGGCCGTCGAGATCACGATCGAAGCGCTCTCGGAGGCTCTGGAGATGGGGGATGCCCGGGTCACCCTCGATCATTTCGCCGAGGCCTATTATGTCCGCACCAACTCTGATGACGAACTCAACCCCTTCCTGTCTGAGCATTGGCGCGGGATCGACACCTCCCGCGCCATGGATCGTTCTTACCAGGACACGAATGAGGCGAAGAAGCCGCGCAAACGGAAGTAG